From the genome of Bacteroidota bacterium, one region includes:
- a CDS encoding helix-turn-helix transcriptional regulator yields MENNERQAILKALGKNIKRIREEKGMTQKQLGESVDLEYQQISRIERGGTNPNFLLLFEISKGLNTSLLHLVDIKTL; encoded by the coding sequence ATGGAAAACAATGAAAGGCAGGCAATTTTAAAAGCACTTGGAAAAAACATCAAACGCATCCGGGAAGAAAAGGGAATGACGCAAAAACAATTAGGTGAATCGGTGGATTTGGAATATCAGCAAATATCCAGAATAGAGCGTGGGGGAACGAACCCTAATTTCTTGTTGTTGTTTGAAATAAGTAAGGGATTGAATACATCTTTGTTACATTTGGTTGATATTAAAACGCTCTGA
- a CDS encoding DUF2958 domain-containing protein produces MTHKNTLITKTLAAQFARIGDQRDVKDPMVVAKFFGGSSATWYAISYDPESRICFGYVTGLGYPELGYFSITELESLKMPPFGLPVERDRWFTPCRLSEVKAKLP; encoded by the coding sequence ATGACACACAAAAACACACTTATTACCAAAACATTAGCTGCACAGTTCGCCCGCATTGGCGACCAACGCGACGTTAAAGACCCTATGGTAGTTGCCAAATTCTTCGGCGGCTCATCGGCCACCTGGTACGCCATCAGCTACGACCCTGAAAGTCGCATCTGCTTTGGTTATGTAACCGGATTGGGTTACCCTGAACTCGGTTACTTTTCCATCACCGAATTGGAAAGCCTAAAGATGCCGCCTTTCGGTCTGCCTGTTGAGCGTGACCGCTGGTTCACGCCGTGCCGCCTTTCAGAAGTGAAAGCCAAACTACCGTAG
- a CDS encoding tyrosine-type recombinase/integrase produces MVIKNAIEIYLNWKKSYAPTAALRYKTRLDSFLLFVGDNTPMTDITGDYIISFHRKMEREGYSRTTIAYSANILKNFYEFWSGRGIHTVNPKEIRIIRYTAPQKEGVSEADFKQMVSVLHEGFFSSLQRKLALYMLYDTGMRVSELCELNISDLQDTSITGMHCAVVRRRKTFRYNTVVWGSETNRLLNLYLGLRFCMDDVKADALFTTFRSKNKHIPPRTVERWVKETALKAGIERKISPHCFRHAKAHSILNKSGNVRDVQAILGHTNPQSSFNYLQVNKERFMEIAREYVEINEPVKVAA; encoded by the coding sequence ATGGTTATTAAAAACGCAATAGAAATATACCTTAATTGGAAAAAATCATACGCACCGACGGCGGCATTACGATACAAAACCCGTCTTGATTCCTTTTTGTTATTTGTGGGGGATAATACTCCCATGACTGATATTACAGGGGATTATATCATTAGCTTTCATCGTAAGATGGAAAGGGAAGGATATAGCCGGACTACGATTGCTTATTCTGCTAACATTCTCAAAAACTTTTATGAGTTTTGGAGTGGGCGGGGCATTCACACTGTAAACCCGAAGGAGATACGGATTATACGATACACTGCACCCCAGAAAGAGGGGGTTAGCGAAGCCGACTTTAAGCAAATGGTAAGTGTATTGCATGAGGGCTTTTTTAGCTCTCTTCAAAGAAAGCTGGCTTTGTATATGCTGTATGATACTGGTATGCGAGTATCAGAACTCTGCGAACTCAACATCAGTGATTTGCAGGATACCAGCATAACGGGGATGCACTGTGCCGTCGTACGACGCAGAAAAACTTTTCGTTACAATACGGTGGTGTGGGGAAGCGAAACTAACCGTTTGCTAAACCTCTACCTCGGACTGCGGTTTTGTATGGATGATGTAAAGGCAGATGCATTGTTTACTACCTTCCGTAGTAAGAACAAACATATTCCTCCACGCACTGTTGAGCGTTGGGTTAAGGAAACAGCATTGAAAGCGGGAATTGAACGCAAAATCTCACCGCACTGTTTTCGCCATGCAAAAGCCCATAGCATCCTCAACAAAAGTGGTAACGTGCGTGATGTGCAAGCGATATTGGGGCACACTAACCCTCAAAGTTCTTTCAACTATTTACAAGTGAACAAAGAACGGTTTATGGAGATTGCCCGTGAGTACGTCGAAATCAACGAACCTGTCAAGGTTGCGGCTTAA